Proteins encoded within one genomic window of Spirulina major PCC 6313:
- a CDS encoding DUF3067 family protein produces the protein MTGQDLHQWLLDKWGRSYALQVRQTKGKMYVQVMWKYREQASFPMDEAEYFAHLDAVANYLNAWDAIAQVKAYLDATRERPRLGKAVSIPLDLGDRASEWLLDGI, from the coding sequence ATGACTGGACAAGATCTTCACCAATGGTTACTGGACAAATGGGGGCGTTCTTACGCGCTGCAAGTTCGTCAAACGAAGGGCAAAATGTATGTGCAAGTGATGTGGAAATATCGGGAGCAGGCCTCTTTCCCGATGGATGAGGCGGAATATTTCGCCCATTTGGATGCCGTGGCGAATTATCTCAATGCCTGGGATGCGATCGCCCAAGTCAAAGCCTATCTCGATGCCACCCGCGAACGACCCCGCCTCGGTAAAGCCGTGAGTATTCCCCTGGACTTGGGCGATCGCGCCTCGGAATGGCTCCTCGATGGGATCTAA
- the petC gene encoding cytochrome b6-f complex iron-sulfur subunit — protein MTQISASDAPSMGRRQFMNLLTFGTITGTALGALYPVVKYFIPPSSGGAGSGVTAKDALGNDVLVSEFVANRKPGDRALSQGLKGDPTYLIVNEESEITSYGLNAICTHLGCVVPWNGSANKFICPCHGSQYNAEGKVVRGPAPLSLALAHAEVSDDKVILTPWTETDFRTGEKPWWT, from the coding sequence ATGACACAAATTTCAGCTTCTGATGCCCCCAGCATGGGCCGCCGTCAGTTCATGAACCTCCTGACATTCGGCACCATTACCGGCACAGCCTTAGGGGCCTTATATCCGGTCGTTAAATATTTTATTCCACCTTCTAGTGGTGGCGCAGGCAGTGGCGTAACCGCCAAAGATGCCCTCGGTAATGATGTTCTAGTCAGTGAGTTCGTCGCCAATCGCAAACCCGGCGATCGCGCCCTCAGTCAGGGACTCAAAGGTGACCCCACTTACTTAATCGTCAACGAAGAATCCGAAATCACCTCCTACGGCTTAAACGCCATCTGCACCCACTTAGGGTGTGTTGTGCCCTGGAATGGCAGTGCAAATAAATTCATCTGCCCCTGCCATGGTTCTCAATACAACGCCGAAGGCAAAGTGGTGCGTGGCCCTGCCCCCCTCTCCCTCGCTTTAGCCCACGCTGAAGTCAGTGACGACAAAGTCATTCTCACCCCTTGGACAGAAACCGATTTCCGCACCGGCGAAAAACCCTGGTGGACTTAG